In the genome of Rhopalosiphum padi isolate XX-2018 chromosome 1, ASM2088224v1, whole genome shotgun sequence, the window ATTGCTTGGATGGCTCTGTTGGGGTTTGATAGAAACCACCTCTCGGTGGTTCACCACCACTGGCCATATATCGGTTAGGCTCATTACGTGGGGGACTTGTCTGGTACAATGGATGAGTAGAGGTTGGTGGTGGAGGAGGTGGTGGTGGTGATTCTCTGTATGCAGGTGGCATGGGCTCAGGAATTGTAGCTCTCATTGGCTGATTAAATTGTTGAGAACGAACAATATCTTGTTGTGATTTTATTTGATCTCCGAGGTACGGGGTAGGCTTGGCTTCCTGGTAACCGTGATAAGGCTGAGCACGGTTAGGTGGTGGTCTTTGTTGTGTGGCATATTGGTGAGGAGACATAACTCCACTTGATCTCATTTCACGTCTACGAACTTCTTCAGTCATCTCTTGCAATTTTGCATCTTGTCTCAACATATCCCGTGATGATTGAGAACGCATTGTCATTCCCTGTTAATAACAAgtattaagtacatttataCCAGATACTGGTAAGACAAAAACACAAGATCAATATTCTTACttgattttgtaaattgtaactaTCCTTATTAGATATATATGCAGATGTTGGTCTGTCTTTCAAATGTTGTGTGGCATCTGAACTTTGTCTGCTTTGCAATGATGATTGCGAACCTCTAAAACTCTTTTGTAATTGATTTGGAgttctgaaaatatttacatattaaaaattaatttgaatttatacatttgaattctCAAACAAACACACCTTTCATCGGGTGGACTTGGCAATTTTCCGGACGGTCCATATCCATTCTGATCTTGGTTTCTGTATATTTGATTAACGTTTTGATAAAAACGTTCACTTGTTGTTTCTGGAGTAGgactattatattgttgttgcaTCAACAGCTGTTGCTGTACATGCTGTTGGTATGCAGGATGCTGTTGTGGTTGATATACACTTGGGTGTACCGATGGTGATCTTTCTGGATGATAGTTTCCGTTTAAGAGATTCGGATTAGATGGTTGACGAATAGCCATTTGGGAATGTGGACGAGGATCATTTAGATTTTGGCTAGACCTAAaaacataatgatttttattaaaaattaagtagataAGTTAGTATGAAAcgcaataaaatacatttttaaactagttTTTACCGAGATCTAAGTGTATTTTGTTGATGAAGATTATATGTAGTTGAAGTGCGATTGTATCCAGGATTAAATACTTCGTGTTGAGTTGGTGGTCTACCGACTACGGGAGGTACGGATGTGCTAGCCCCTTCAAcgcctgtaaaaaaaaatgtaggtatattaaaaatatatcaataacttaaaaatgatcagttatatataatatttaaatttagaaaaaaacttACTGTGAAGAGAAGGGACGGATTTCGAACTTTGAATTTGTGACAGATGGTGAGGTGGTGGACCTCTGGAGTTGATGTTTTGTTGTTCGCTCAACACCCGAGACGGTAAGTCCCGTTCGCTCATACGACGAGGACctagtttaaaaacaatacaaattatcatCTCATACTtaacttgaaaaatataatttgactaAGCattcaactaaataaaataaacattcaataaataataacaatcaatgCAAGACTACATACATTCAGCTTTtccaattttatcaaataaaaacaaatcagtaagagtacatattatttaaacgacaatacttaataaatgtaatatttaagaaGTCAATTTTAAAGGTCCCTGAACTTAAAAAATTAGAACCATTAAGGGGCCGCTACaccaacatttgttttctctgtttatctcccacataatataagaACAAAGATATTCCGTATTCCCACGATTACGACTTTCTGGTTCAATTTAGGGCAAAGGcactcattatatattttataaagaagaatatttctTGTGTATTggccggatagatttttaatatttacattttttaataagttattaatggttaaaaataatcaaaattattttaaattaaaacatgtttacatttataaaaaatataaatattaaaaatgtatccggCCATAATCGTAGAAATACGGAATAtttttattcctatattatcGGGAAggtagacagagaaaacaaatgttagTGTGGCGGCCCCtttaatgcaattaaaattgttaaaaatgtattataataaaaaaaatcaaacctataataatacataattggctgttatatattataactattccGATTTTTGAGTAGAAGATAATATTGAATTGTATGATATCtgaagttaaataaaatgtttttaaatgacAAACCTAATTGCAAATTCtccaaaccaaaaaaaaaaaaactaaataaaaacttataaatggaTCAgtcgtaatatataaatttaaaagacaAGAAAACaccaaaactattatttaactataatactttataaaatgtttcattccttgaaaattaaaaaattaacataccaAAACTATgaataaatagattaataagtttatgatacaaatataataaataaataaacatacaagTCACGTAAAACTTTCATTAACATAAcagccataaaaaaaataaagatgataaaaaaatatgaaaattaagaTAGGTACACTTAAAGTTTAGGTAGGTAAATagatacacaaaaaataataaatattaagtgtaCTGTGCGAGATAAAATTGTGATTTGTGTTTCAAtcattcaacaaaataattatttaaacgcaATATGATAAGACATTTTCACTCCACATAGAAAACGACATATAATGCCTTGGATATTATCTGAcattgtgtaaattataaatttatttaaattatctttttatttataaacatatccaTTGCATttgcatacataaataatattgtattgtggtTTTGAATGAACCTACTGTtcgataaattaatacaatttcttaATAGTGATTTACCTTATACTTATATTGAAATTGatagtgtataatttattaataattcccTGCTGTGTATTGTATAAACCCAATAACATTATTTGATTTCACTCTATACAATCATCCCAAGATCACAAAATGTCCCGTTCCCATCAtggtgtatttataaaaaattttttttaaaaaagtgtagtttttaaacttttaaacaaaatcttttttgtttcaaaaactatataattacatGCAGTTGGtaaggttattaattattatactcagcAAATGCAAAACGAAACaacgaaacataataataaattgattaaattatataaatattattcaaatatcctattgcatattttagattttaggcACTAAATGTTACaagtgaattttaatttttactattccaatcattacaaaatataaaatttgcaaGAATAGATAAATTGTTCGGGGGGAATATTGtatgaataaatatgtattttgcaATTCGCCAAGTTCGCTTTACATATACACAAATACTAATtagtatgatttattaattacttttcatGGTTTTATCAAGAATAAAAATTCAAGGTGATTATTCTTTGCGAGGCGGTCGCGATGATTTAAGATTGTTCGTTAAAACTTTACGAAATACGGAATTcgctataatttttgtttttgtttataatcgttcatttatttttatttgttttatacaacttgaaaatgtttttttttaattaccactGCGAAATTcatcattttttagttttgttttggaCGGGAAATCTTTTCGGTGCAACCGTAATTTCAAAATTCATTGTTTAGCgtcgaatataaaaaatagttacccacacaataaaaaaacacacgATAAATATCAGGCAACGGCTGtggggaaaaaaaaataaatatatttgctaTGCAAacgattttaaatgtatacattcatGACACGATAAACGTATTTACTATACGACACGATCgatatttaatcaaaacatattaattcGTTATTATTAAGAAAGTAAAATGCTTACgtgtaaaatataacactaaaacttaaaatatttataaacctagAAATTACaactgaaataattttaatatttaaaaaaatgcagtaacaatttaaacaattaattgattgataatattttcatagatGATTTTATCtcgtaaaaataattgacataGACAAAGATTATACTATAGTACCATAGTACTATAGTACTTTAATACATAGATTTCTTATTTCAATTAAGCAGTAAGCGaagttttacttaaattttgacCTAGAAAggcgatatatatatacttagtaaATTCTTTCtccgaatttttaatttaacgattATTCCTTCACAAGACTCCTCCCGTGGGAATTTTTTGCTACGCGCCAGTGCGAAGGTAATTTAACAGTTCTACACTATGTTGTATACCAACTACTGAGTTCTAAGATACGgctacataaaaatacaacaacGCAATACAAAAGTTACACACCAAGCAAAGCCATATAGCCGAAGTACTATGACTACAAAATAAGCAAAAGCTagcggaattttttttttcgttcgttCGTTCTTCTATATGTACAGCTTTTTTTTGTTACAAGTGTGTATTTCAGTGCTCACAgcgaattattatgattatcggGTGGTTCTGCAGACGAACAACAACCTGCAGCACTGTGTtgtgacgatgacgacgacggcgCCGGTATGTCTTTATTACCGACGACGCGCCAGAGGTCTGCCAACGCGAAGCCGCTACTTCTCGATTCTAACTTTCTTAACCTCCTAATCCGCCTGCCTTTTAATCCGGTGCGGAGAACTCTCCGTAGCCCGTCCTTGGGCGGCGGAAGCGAAGATGACGAATCGGACGATCCGCCGTCAGAGTCGTGCGACTGCGGTGGTTCTTCGTCGTCCAAGAGCGTATCCTGATGCTCTTGGTTCCAACGCAGCACACCTCCCACACTAGCTGACTTCATCTTCATCAACAGTAGCTCCTTATTGGCCATATAATCCCGGATGGCTTCTCGCCGCCTGTTTTTCTCCGCTAGTAGTCCGTCCCGAAACTCTTTTTCCGTTTTCTCTACGTCTAGAAACACAACGTTTTTCACTTGGTCGTACACGTCCACACTTGAGTATCGCCTGTGAGACCGGCAAAACTTTGACACGGACACTGTGTCCGAGCTCTTGCTGTAATTTACGGTGGCGGCTCGTTGATCAGCTGCTGCCGGTTGCCAGTTAAGATTGGTCTGTGGTTGCTGGCATCCGCCCTTCAGCCGATGGTAACGGGTCACTGCTGCATCGTCGCCACAGGCACAGTCGACACCACCACTGCCATCGATTGAACTCAAGGAACTGTCGAATGCAACGCTCTTCCTAAAAGACCGTCGCCGGTTTTGCGTGGCGTTCGACAAAGTACGTTGCTGTTGCTGATGCACGTCGGTTTCGCCGTCACTCGTCACTTCGGTCAACACGACGCCACCGCTCCTGTTATTCAGTCTATCGTCACTGACGCTCATAGGCCGTATGAACACCATTCGGATAGGTTGACGGACCACTTCATAATCATCACCACTACTAGTAACATCAACACCACCAACGCCAATTCCACCATCGGACGACAATGACGAGGACAACGAAAAATCGTTTTCGCGATGATGATGACGAAAGTGACGGTCAGAAGTCGCAGACTCGCCGAAAAAATCTGGTTCGGACCTGTAGTGTCGGGGTGTGATCACGCCGATCTCACCCAACCTGGAGAACCTCCGGGTTAGCTCAGCCACTTTACCGTAGTTGACGATCTCGTCTGTGTCCAATGAACTGGATCGTTTACCACGTAGTCTGGCCGCGGCTGCGGCGGAAGTCAACTGCAACTGGCCAGCACAACCAAAGCGATGGTCGTCACCCGCAGAAGAATCCGAATGAACGTCTTGGCTGAACCGTCGAACTTTGGTCAGGAAATTTCCCGTTACGATGTCTTCGAGTTCACGGAGCACTTTGTCCCGTTCTTCAGACGTAAGCTTGTCCCGGCTTTCTTCCACGGCACCATTATTTCGTTCGTTTTTGGCACTTATGACGGacggtgacgacgacgacgaagtaGACGACTTGAGCGATTCGCCTTCGGTGCAGTTATCGCCACCGCCGCCTTCACCgtaacaacactcattattgaCTATACCATCACACACATTTTCATTGGAATCGAAATCTGGGTCTTTGTATGACTCGACAGCGTTAGCGTCCTCCACGTCACAGTTGATCAGCTTGGCCTGGTGTTGTTGAAAGATGTCCTCGCACAAGCACAGCTCGTTTTCCGGTGGTATTTTATAGCATTTCTTACGAACGTCCGGCACTGATAGATAATCCGACGGGGGTTTGCAAGAGGGCATGTGCCCAAAGCGAGGTTGCGTGGGATCCCTGCAGCACGCTACATTTGTTCTACCTGCaataccaccaccaccaccaccaacaCCTATAACCCACACACAATTCACCTGATAAAGATAGCACGTCCGTCATCCAAGTAGTTATCACCTCTTCGTCGCTACATTCGTGTATGTCATGCATCGATAAACTGCCTTGCGGGATTTTTGCTTTCACGCGGGGCTGATAATCAGATATTGGCCTTTCCCTACGGACGGAATCTAACAACGGATGATTTTTAgtcgtaaatatatattacacggtCGGCCTTCTAATGATAtttctatatttcattttagtAGAGGTTTCTTTAGTCGAAAGAAATGCGCGCCGAGTCATTTATTTTGCTTTTTCTAACGTTACACGAGAATGATTTATAGAAAGCGATCGACTCACGATAACATGTGTCGATTTATATTAAGCAAGTTAGTCATAGATATGAAAAACAAATCATTAGTAGAAGTGGAAATAGTAGTTTTAATCGATTAATCGTCTCGACGGGTTTGTTCACAAATCACCAACAAAAGCATTTTTATCAACATCCCGGTTATACAACAACATTCTcatgttatacaataaaatattaatgaaattatatatataaataattgtgttttatatcTTACCTCTAGTCATGACAGGAGATGGCTGAGAAAGTAACGTAGCCAGACCATGGTGTATAGCACCTTGTTTGGCTACTTCTAATGACACTATTGGTCCTGTGCGTACCAAATACTCCGCTGccctgaattaataatttaaaattatttatggaaatttagaaaaaattatgttaCTTACTTTTCTTGAGTGATACCGACAAGACTTTGTCCGTCAACTTTTAAAAGCTGATCGCCGGCCTGAAGTCTTCCatcctaataaaaattaataacaacatttaattaatattagcgATGAATTAcagatattaaatcaaaatagtattattaatacactTACTGCGTCCGCGGCGCCTCCTTTCACTACAGATTTGATGTAAATGCCTAATCGTTCTTGGCCAGCGCCCTGAAAATAACggttaaacaaaaatacttaataccATACGCTACTTCAAATCATACACACAGTGACTTACTTTTGCCGCCACAATGCTCAAGCCCATTCCGTTGTTGGACTTGTGCAACCGTATTGTTTGTACGTCCGGTTCAGGTGCTTGCATAGCATAACCACCACTCCTATTACTTAACGCACTCGGACTTCGGGCCtattagaaatttaaacaatcgattataatatatttgatgtatataattattttggtataaacaaatgtattgaatattacaTTTGGCAAAAAATAGACGGTCCACAGTCCAGACGCGTTTGAGTGAAGTGTCAGGCGACACATACCGGCTTGTTGGAGAGGTTGAATAAATTCAATGAGACCTGGGGGTACGCCTCTAGCCACCTCGTAGCTGAACCCTTCTTCAGGCTGTACAAATGTGATCATGAGTTCGTCTTCTTCCTCCAGCCGTATCTCACGGCCGTCAGACCGGGCCAGTTCATCGGCCAAATTTTCAGcaacctataaaaaaaacaaaaactaattaGTCGAGTacgataatataaatgttttctttGGGTATGGAATTCGCTTAAGAAAGTTGCGGTAAAATAGTAAGTcaagatataattaaatatattataatattaaactgttaCCCGAACAACATTGTCAATGAGTTCATGAGGTAGTCTCGGTTCGTCGGGTGCTGGTTGGTATTTAACTAACAGTGCTTTGAGCTGGAGCGAATTAAGCTTGAAACACGTAGAAGTGATACTTGCCAAATCTTCACCGGTATATTTTGGAGCCTAGACAATAACGACGAGTAAAAGATTAATATTATGCAGCAGTCCTGTGGCTCGTTCAACAAGTATATCTATCACTCACGTGCAGCAAGTCCGCAGCTTGCGAAATCAACGCCAATTGACAGTCGGCAGAAACTTCTAAACCCTGTCTTTCGGCCCACGCCTGCAAACGACCTATACGCGACTTTAAACGCGCACCCCACGCGCGTGTGTAGTAACTCGTATCAGCGGTGATCAGGCGATTAAACGCCCAAGCGTTGATGAATCTAAATACTTGATTGTATACTTGAATGGTTAGAGACGCGTTCACACGGCCTTCGCGAAGTGTGGTCATCATCGTACCAAGTTTACTGACGATCTGTGTAAACGGCAAAAGTCAAATTATTACAGTACAATACACTATACTTGTGTCGATTGTATAGattagttaaaagttaaaataaaaaacaaatatggcGTTAGATCGACAACTAACAAAcgatgatttaatataaataaaaaataaatacaacgaaCCGAATTAGCGGGTAAATGTTCATTATCGGCATCCGCATTATCTGCAAAAAGATCGGGCAACACGGACATCAGTTCTTCCAGTATACACTCGACAATAAatctgataaatataaaaaaaaattaatacgaaATTCTTTtacgaaattatattaaaacaattaactaCCGCATAGCCGCTTGCTGTGTGTCATGTAGCATTTCAATGGTCTCTGTTAAAAAATTAGACAAATGGCGATCGCTATGTAAAAATTGTCGTAATTCAGTAACGATGGCGAGCCAAAATGACAGTAAAGTCAAATCATTTTGTTTTCCCTAGATAACAAAATTGTCcccattgtattatttaaacaataaaataccaatTTAGACATGGACATTAGATGTAAGCACTTACCTGTatcatagtatatagtatagtagCGACTTTAGCGAAAGTCAATGATAAACGATTAGCTCGTTCCATCGGTGTGACGTCAGGTCGATACGAAGTCGACGCCCTATACCTAGCCAATAGGTACAGACAATAAGCGGGAGCGTGTTTGAACGTCAACGTCGACGGATCAACGTCCATGGTGACCGCATGGATCCACGCTTCTTCAGTCTCTTCTCGTACTTCTAGGACGCAAGGTAAAATGTTGTCTGCTACCGGGGCAGTGCTAGTACGACCATATACAGCAGACAATCTAAAATTAtgtcaataacatttaaaaatactttattatacataactgtTGAATGCCACTGAACacaaatatattgtactaaGTATACacgcatgatattattatcagccAATATCGTCATTAGTCAATAATAATGAGTATAGgtagtgtaatttaaaaataataataccgatTGCCATCACGGCTGCTTGTGATCGATCTTTGTGATCTAGTGTCATCTTTATTTCCTTGGCTAGAAGTGGAGCGCGTTTCAATATTACCGTCCACGTCAAAAGTTGTTTCAAAGTTTTGTTGCATAACAGCTGAGTGCTGAGTGTTGTCTACCGACCCACTAATTAAGTgttagaaaaaacaaaaacaaacaaaaaaaaataataataatgaactaaAAACCAAACGCAcgtgcaaaaaaataaatatcaagcaattaaaatttataaaatagtgaaGTATAATCGAGGTGTAACAGACGATTGCGTCTGTGgacgaaattataatatttattatttacctatcgTAGTAGTCTTGAACGTTTCGCAGGGAATTGTTACGAGGTCGCGGCCGTTCGTCGTAACATGGATCCAAGAATCTAAGATTGTTCAGTCGTCCGAATTTCACTATTGACCCATTCTAtaccggaaaaaaaaaaaaacaatcatttttattattttaaacaactttAGTAACTCCTCGACTATGTGTATCCATTGATGGTGGCCAATGCGTGGTTCGAAATATTAGTGTTTACTTGGTTCGTCTCAATTCGTAGAAACAAATCACCTAGGTTCTAAGTGGGCTATCATATTACCCCGAGTTCTAAAACATATCATCCCTGAATATTTGTTCCCAGTTCACTCATATTATCCTAAATAATTCGTTCTAATGTCtttcataaatatcataaaaataaaattatattgtttgacaATAGTATAAGATCATAGGACTAACCAaagcaaatacaaaataatataatataatataatagtttatacttttatagttcgGTAGTTATAGTTAGCCTTTaggagatattatattaaaattaatacatgcgATAAGTTTTCTTTGTTTATCTCTTAACACCTGCATAACTTGCTGCTCACCGAGACTATCTCCTAATCTGACCACCACTgcaaagatataatatacacactataCACAAAAACTAACCTGAAGTATAGTGGTCTCGAATATCCTTTGCCCACCGACATACGTCTCCGCGTCTCTGCTACAAGGCGTCACGGTAACAATGCCCTCTGTGTGCGCAATTACGCAATGTCGGGGTTGGATGTTGGGACCGTTGAGTTGAAGAC includes:
- the LOC132917779 gene encoding afadin isoform X2, encoding MNPEMTMAMKRHEEREALRSVIQQWNANRLDLFELSEPNEELLFHGVMRFYFQEPGTGQKVATKCIRVASDATSQAVIETLIEKFRPDMRMLSVPEYALYEIHENGDERKLGVDEKPLLVQLNWHKDDREGRFLLRRIDEKTNMPAGTFQEAGSSFKRKLSKREKKQLKKQEKLNRAKSHGLSPNDENDAGVAEKLYTELPETSFTRSISNPEAVMRRRRQQKLERKLQAFRSKDGGPDTGGTLKIYGESLCRDVPYKTLLLSIRDTAQQVVKEMLAKYGLDKVDPHNFCLVQVNNAIALNENNSGLNNGVSENKEILNNNNREYILDDDECPLAILMNHPQTRGSIMFHVRRRPADYHPRKRKKKPTHKWNQQNSTSEMLEYRYEDGLDRLPFFLELNADGMEMVNPKRYRIHPNVTEVGCERQNQPSNAQCLQLNGPNIQPRHCVIAHTEGIVTVTPCSRDAETYVGGQRIFETTILQNGSIVKFGRLNNLRFLDPCYDERPRPRNNSLRNVQDYYDSGSVDNTQHSAVMQQNFETTFDVDGNIETRSTSSQGNKDDTRSQRSITSSRDGNRLSAVYGRTSTAPVADNILPCVLEVREETEEAWIHAVTMDVDPSTLTFKHAPAYCLYLLARYRASTSYRPDVTPMERANRLSLTFAKVATILYTMIQGKQNDLTLLSFWLAIVTELRQFLHSDRHLSNFLTETIEMLHDTQQAAMRFIVECILEELMSVLPDLFADNADADNEHLPANSIVSKLGTMMTTLREGRVNASLTIQVYNQVFRFINAWAFNRLITADTSYYTRAWGARLKSRIGRLQAWAERQGLEVSADCQLALISQAADLLHAPKYTGEDLASITSTCFKLNSLQLKALLVKYQPAPDEPRLPHELIDNVVRVAENLADELARSDGREIRLEEEDELMITFVQPEEGFSYEVARGVPPGLIEFIQPLQQAGMCRLTLHSNASGLWTVYFLPNARSPSALSNRSGGYAMQAPEPDVQTIRLHKSNNGMGLSIVAAKGAGQERLGIYIKSVVKGGAADADGRLQAGDQLLKVDGQSLVGITQEKAAEYLVRTGPIVSLEVAKQGAIHHGLATLLSQPSPVMTRGPRRMSERDLPSRVLSEQQNINSRGPPPHHLSQIQSSKSVPSLHSVEGASTSVPPVVGRPPTQHEVFNPGYNRTSTTYNLHQQNTLRSRSSQNLNDPRPHSQMAIRQPSNPNLLNGNYHPERSPSVHPSVYQPQQHPAYQQHVQQQLLMQQQYNSPTPETTSERFYQNVNQIYRNQDQNGYGPSGKLPSPPDERTPNQLQKSFRGSQSSLQSRQSSDATQHLKDRPTSAYISNKDSYNLQNQGMTMRSQSSRDMLRQDAKLQEMTEEVRRREMRSSGVMSPHQYATQQRPPPNRAQPYHGYQEAKPTPYLGDQIKSQQDIVRSQQFNQPMRATIPEPMPPAYRESPPPPPPPPTSTHPLYQTSPPRNEPNRYMASGGEPPRGGFYQTPTEPSKQYPYQGTNPWQREEKEKEAERRREAARMWRDQQMSELVALGQNRTVSQEEQLRALRLEKEFERRAQEEGEDDDDDDQEANERVQQLMRSAQQQSDRRPPANTVRTPNNNFSYMNGSQRGPQPVPSNGITDEKERLRRLKEMKTKQVEMEAMREAELKIKRKEEELKYQQQQQQLMNQSYNNNTPNRLNRSVNPPNNLSLDNSGYGYSLASQGSLPSQRLDNLLGGPNNNDPPQPPERGSSYAIMSQVETKATPPRPQVLTSTPNGVVTTPNANTTPKRVSFQDPTSIPPSPPSPTLEKIIEDPDNFIDQAETMLASPRSPDIQFTSGNTPGVIGSQEVYRDPRQRLLAEQQKQQMSNKAGSTVPEKLSFKEKMKMFAMETGEDGTPKDKVKISKAQREIDNLGASSTPLTN
- the LOC132917779 gene encoding afadin isoform X6: MMDWGIRRSIMFHVRRRPADYHPRKRKKKPTHKWNQQNSTSEMLEYRYEDGLDRLPFFLELNADGMEMVNPKRYRIHPNVTEVGCERQNQPSNAQCLQLNGPNIQPRHCVIAHTEGIVTVTPCSRDAETYVGGQRIFETTILQNGSIVKFGRLNNLRFLDPCYDERPRPRNNSLRNVQDYYDSGSVDNTQHSAVMQQNFETTFDVDGNIETRSTSSQGNKDDTRSQRSITSSRDGNRLSAVYGRTSTAPVADNILPCVLEVREETEEAWIHAVTMDVDPSTLTFKHAPAYCLYLLARYRASTSYRPDVTPMERANRLSLTFAKVATILYTMIQGKQNDLTLLSFWLAIVTELRQFLHSDRHLSNFLTETIEMLHDTQQAAMRFIVECILEELMSVLPDLFADNADADNEHLPANSIVSKLGTMMTTLREGRVNASLTIQVYNQVFRFINAWAFNRLITADTSYYTRAWGARLKSRIGRLQAWAERQGLEVSADCQLALISQAADLLHAPKYTGEDLASITSTCFKLNSLQLKALLVKYQPAPDEPRLPHELIDNVVRVAENLADELARSDGREIRLEEEDELMITFVQPEEGFSYEVARGVPPGLIEFIQPLQQAGMCRLTLHSNASGLWTVYFLPNARSPSALSNRSGGYAMQAPEPDVQTIRLHKSNNGMGLSIVAAKGAGQERLGIYIKSVVKGGAADADGRLQAGDQLLKVDGQSLVGITQEKAAEYLVRTGPIVSLEVAKQGAIHHGLATLLSQPSPVMTRDSVRRERPISDYQPRVKAKIPQGSLSMHDIHECSDEEVITTWMTDVLSLSGPRRMSERDLPSRVLSEQQNINSRGPPPHHLSQIQSSKSVPSLHSVEGASTSVPPVVGRPPTQHEVFNPGYNRTSTTYNLHQQNTLRSRSSQNLNDPRPHSQMAIRQPSNPNLLNGNYHPERSPSVHPSVYQPQQHPAYQQHVQQQLLMQQQYNSPTPETTSERFYQNVNQIYRNQDQNGYGPSGKLPSPPDERTPNQLQKSFRGSQSSLQSRQSSDATQHLKDRPTSAYISNKDSYNLQNQGMTMRSQSSRDMLRQDAKLQEMTEEVRRREMRSSGVMSPHQYATQQRPPPNRAQPYHGYQEAKPTPYLGDQIKSQQDIVRSQQFNQPMRATIPEPMPPAYRESPPPPPPPPTSTHPLYQTSPPRNEPNRYMASGGEPPRGGFYQTPTEPSKQYPYQGTNPWQREEKEKEAERRREAARMWRDQQMSELVALGQNRTVSQEEQLRALRLEKEFERRAQEEGEDDDDDDQEANERVQQLMRSAQQQSDRRPPANTVRTPNNNFSYMNGSQRGPQPVPSNGITDEKERLRRLKEMKTKQVEMEAMREAELKIKRKEEELKYQQQQQQLMNQSYNNNTPNRLNRSVNPPNNLSLDNSGYGYSLASQGSLPSQRLDNLLGGPNNNDPPQPPERGSSYAIMSQVETKATPPRPQVLTSTPNGVVTTPNANTTPKRVSFQDPTSIPPSPPSPTLEKIIEDPDNFIDQAETMLASPRSPDIQFTSGNTPGVIGSQEVYRDPRQRLLAEQQKQQMSNKAGSTVPEKLSFKEKMKMFAMETGEDGTPKDKVKISKAQREIDNLGASSTPLTN